GAGGCTGGAACTCTCTACACTTCGGACCGGCAGGGCTACCGTGGGAATTTTTGACCATCTGCGGGTTGATTACTATGGCGCGCCAACTCCTTTAAATCAGGTGGCGACGCTAGCAACCCCCGAGCCTACGCTCGTGACGCTACAGCCGTGGGACCCGACCATGCTGGCCGTGCTGGAAAAGGTCATTCGGACCTCGGACCTGGGGCTGAATCCGGTGAATGACGGCAAGATCCTGCGGGTGCCGATTCCGCCGCTTACCGAGGAGAGGCGTAAAGAGCTTGTGAAGCATGTCCATAAGGTGCTTGAGAACCATCGAACGGCTGTGCGGAACATTCGCCGGGATGCGAATGACGAACTGAAACTGCTGCTGAAGGACAAGAAGATCTCGGAAGACGACGAGCGGCGCGCTCTCGAGACGATCCAGAAGCTGACCGATGAATTTGTGAAGAAGCTCGATGAGCAGGGGAAGACCAAGGAAACCGAAATCCTGGGTGGCCATGGGTAATTCAGATTGTCGAAACCTTGACATCTGTGGCTGGTTTCGTGGTAGATTTAAAAGGTTTGAGTAAAACTTGATTTTGTTTAGGGTGTGGAGGGTTGCGAGAATTAATCGCGGCGCTGCCACGCGGAGATGGAAGGATGCCCACATTTAACCAGCTGGTTCGCCGCGGACGCAAGGCGGAGCGGTATAAGACATCGAGCCCGGCGCTCCAGGGTTCACCCCAGAAACGGGGAGTGTGCATCCGCGTTTATACCCAGACCCCGAAGAAGCCGAACTCAGCTCTGCGAAAGGTCGCGCGAGTGCGCCTCACGAACGGGTTTGAGGTGACAACTTATATTCCTGGAGTGGGTCACAACCTCCAGGAACACTCGATCGTCCTCATCAGAGGCGGGCGTGTCAAGGATCTCCCCGGCGTGCGCTACCACGTGATTCGCGGAACGCTGGATTCAGCGGGAGTGACGGACCGGCGCCAGGGACGGTCAAAGTACGGCGCGAAGCGCCCCAAGGCTTCCTGAGCGTTTCCTTGCAACAGCCGGATTGGGATGCTCGCAGGGAATGCAAAGGAGAATGAAGAACCGATATGCCGCGCAAAGGATACGTCGAACAAAGAGAGGTTAAGCCGGACCCGCTGTATGCGAATTCGCTGGTGCAGAAGTTTGTGAACTGCATCATGTACGACGGAAAGCGATCGACCGCGCAACAGATTGTCTACGATGCATTGGACTCGATCAAGGAGAAGACTAACGACGATCCCCTGAAGGTTTTTAAGAAGGCGCTGGAAAATGTGAAGCCAGCGCTGGAAGTGAAAAGCCGCCGGGTCGGTGGCGCGAACTATCAGGTGCCGGTTGAGGTGAATCGAAACCGGCAGACCTCACTGAGCATCCGCTGGATTATTGGTTATGCGAGATCGCGCGGAGAGAAGTCAATGGTGGAAAAGCTTACCGGTGAACTTCTGGACGCGTCGAATAACCGCGGGGGCGCTGTCAAGAAGCGGGACGACACGCACCGCATGGCGGAGGCCAACAAGGCTTTTGCTCATTACCGCTGGTAACCTCTGATTATCGGGGCAACATGGACAGAGCGGGATGTGGTTCGGCCTCGAACCGCGATCCGCTTTGTGGGTCGTATCCAGCGACCCTCACTGCCAACTGGATTTTGATTAGGCCCGACCTTCTCCTTTCGCACTCGGGAGAAGCGTGGATTTTTGTCGTGCAATTAGGACTATGCCAAGGCAAGTACCGTTAGAGAAAACTCGGAATATCGGCATCATGGCTCACATCGATGCCGGCAAGACGACCACCACGGAGCGGATTCTCTTCTATACCGGGATCACGCACAAGATGGGAGAGGTGCATGAAGGAACCGCTGTGATGGATTGGATGGAGCAGGAGCAGGAGCGCGGAATCACCATTACCTCTGCTGCTACCACGTGCATCTGGAATGGTTGCCGAATCAATATTATTGACACCCCGGGACATGTGGATTTTACAGTGGAAGTTGAAAGATCGCTCCGGGTGCTTGACG
This genomic stretch from Acidobacteriota bacterium harbors:
- a CDS encoding 30S ribosomal protein S7; the protein is MPRKGYVEQREVKPDPLYANSLVQKFVNCIMYDGKRSTAQQIVYDALDSIKEKTNDDPLKVFKKALENVKPALEVKSRRVGGANYQVPVEVNRNRQTSLSIRWIIGYARSRGEKSMVEKLTGELLDASNNRGGAVKKRDDTHRMAEANKAFAHYRW
- a CDS encoding 30S ribosomal protein S12 — translated: MPTFNQLVRRGRKAERYKTSSPALQGSPQKRGVCIRVYTQTPKKPNSALRKVARVRLTNGFEVTTYIPGVGHNLQEHSIVLIRGGRVKDLPGVRYHVIRGTLDSAGVTDRRQGRSKYGAKRPKAS
- a CDS encoding ribosome recycling factor produces the protein MINETTAGTKARMTKALEDLRLELSTLRTGRATVGIFDHLRVDYYGAPTPLNQVATLATPEPTLVTLQPWDPTMLAVLEKVIRTSDLGLNPVNDGKILRVPIPPLTEERRKELVKHVHKVLENHRTAVRNIRRDANDELKLLLKDKKISEDDERRALETIQKLTDEFVKKLDEQGKTKETEILGGHG